In one Hymenobacter sp. DG25B genomic region, the following are encoded:
- a CDS encoding mechanosensitive ion channel family protein produces the protein MFQLGEINNAFEMLSHKLISWGQDFIVMLPNLLIAAILFVAALYVARFARRVVTNMFHRVSPSVALRDLVATMTYVVVLLMGLFFVLEVLNLQKTVTSLLAGVGIIGLALGFAFQDIAANFISGIILVLQRPFTVGDIIKTNDYTGLVERVSLRTTDLRQVTGELVRVPNRKVFENPLINFTINTQRRVDLDCGVAYDSNLDQVRAVVLAALENLPNMAPNRQPEVMFTEFSDSSINFQVRFWVPYQKQLDYVGAKSEAIMRIKRAFDAEGIVIPFPIRTLDVPESVLSRLAASSKEKKTAPQ, from the coding sequence ATGTTTCAATTAGGAGAAATAAACAACGCTTTCGAAATGCTTAGCCACAAGCTTATCAGCTGGGGGCAGGATTTTATTGTGATGCTGCCGAATCTGCTGATTGCAGCTATCCTCTTCGTGGCCGCTTTATATGTGGCACGATTTGCCAGGCGTGTGGTAACCAATATGTTCCACCGGGTTTCGCCGAGCGTAGCCCTGCGCGACCTGGTGGCCACCATGACCTATGTGGTGGTGCTGCTGATGGGGCTTTTTTTCGTGCTGGAAGTCCTGAACCTGCAGAAGACGGTGACTTCGCTGCTGGCTGGCGTCGGGATAATAGGGCTGGCGCTGGGCTTTGCGTTTCAGGACATTGCGGCCAACTTCATCAGCGGTATTATCCTAGTGTTGCAGCGGCCCTTCACCGTCGGCGACATCATTAAAACCAATGACTACACCGGTCTGGTAGAGCGGGTAAGCCTGCGCACTACCGACCTGCGTCAGGTAACCGGCGAGCTGGTGCGCGTGCCTAACCGCAAAGTGTTTGAGAATCCCCTGATCAACTTCACCATCAATACCCAGCGCCGGGTAGATCTGGATTGTGGAGTAGCGTATGATTCCAACCTGGACCAGGTGCGCGCCGTGGTGCTGGCGGCCCTGGAGAACCTGCCCAACATGGCGCCTAACCGTCAGCCGGAGGTGATGTTCACCGAATTCAGCGACAGTTCCATCAATTTTCAGGTGCGGTTTTGGGTGCCTTATCAGAAGCAGCTGGATTACGTGGGCGCCAAAAGCGAAGCCATTATGCGCATTAAGCGTGCTTTTGATGCCGAAGGTATTGTGATTCCATTTCCCATCCGGACGCTGGATGTGCCGGAAAGCGTGCTAAGCCGGCTGGCGGCCTCCTCCAAGGAAAAGAAAACCGCCCCGCAGTAA
- a CDS encoding SPASM domain-containing protein translates to MRSTVLDGLNFLSKLTPRRALNTAQVVGGYALSKLTGKARHWGLPLALSFEPTTSCNLRCPECPSGLRSFTRPTGMLPDDLFKRTIDEVASRLWYLIFYFQGEPYLHPHFLELVKYAADKGIYTATSTNAHYLNDQNARRTVESGLDRLIISLDGTTQEVYQQYRVGGKLDKVLEGTKNIIKWRKELKSSTPRVVFQFLVVRPNEHQLEDAKALARDLGVDDVWFKTAQIYDYAQGSPLIPTIDYYSRYENNNGTWSIKNKLLNHCWKMWHSCVITWDGLVVPCCFDKDAEYRLGDLQQQTFRGLWHGPKYQQFRASLLKGRDQIEMCRNCTEGTRVWG, encoded by the coding sequence ATGCGCTCCACCGTTCTTGATGGCCTGAATTTCCTCTCAAAGCTTACCCCGCGCCGCGCCCTGAACACGGCACAGGTGGTGGGCGGCTATGCCCTGAGCAAGCTCACGGGCAAGGCGCGGCACTGGGGCCTGCCGCTGGCGCTTTCCTTCGAGCCTACTACCAGCTGCAACCTGCGCTGCCCGGAGTGCCCCAGCGGGCTGCGCTCCTTCACGCGCCCCACCGGCATGCTGCCCGATGACCTCTTCAAACGCACCATTGATGAAGTGGCCTCCCGGCTCTGGTACCTGATTTTCTATTTCCAGGGCGAGCCTTACCTGCACCCGCACTTCCTGGAGTTGGTGAAGTACGCCGCCGATAAAGGCATTTACACTGCCACCAGCACCAACGCCCACTACCTCAACGACCAGAACGCCCGCCGCACCGTAGAGTCCGGTCTGGATCGGCTGATTATCTCCCTGGATGGCACTACCCAGGAAGTGTACCAGCAGTACCGTGTGGGCGGCAAGCTGGATAAGGTGCTGGAAGGCACGAAGAACATTATTAAGTGGCGCAAAGAGCTGAAATCGAGCACGCCGCGGGTGGTGTTCCAGTTTCTGGTGGTGCGTCCCAACGAACACCAGCTGGAAGATGCCAAAGCCCTGGCCCGGGACCTGGGCGTGGATGACGTGTGGTTTAAAACCGCCCAGATCTACGACTACGCCCAAGGCTCCCCGCTCATTCCCACCATCGACTACTATTCCCGCTACGAAAACAACAACGGCACCTGGAGCATCAAGAACAAGCTGCTGAACCACTGCTGGAAAATGTGGCACAGCTGCGTCATTACCTGGGACGGCCTGGTGGTGCCCTGCTGCTTTGATAAAGATGCCGAATACCGCCTCGGCGACCTGCAACAGCAAACCTTCCGCGGGCTGTGGCACGGTCCCAAATACCAGCAGTTCCGTGCCTCATTACTAAAGGGCCGCGACCAGATTGAGATGTGTCGCAACTGCACGGAGGGCACCCGCGTGTGGGGCTGA
- a CDS encoding TlpA family protein disulfide reductase: MTFSFRIAAGCLLAALLAPLSGWAQGTVLLTGKISNQDSDSVAVSVRDNPLQANEQLTYARVDSKGEFRLALKVDGPTRADLVYGDDVTALFVEPGNALEIKFKGSDMAGSIRFKGKGAEANTFLSEMDDKFVENDGFQVLPENILLYEPGFLSFLDYRRKAEDKFLAENEEGLSQAFINYVKAEIAYTYANDRLTFQDLREQVVATEGRLKMSPTYYDFLKDKDLVNNASAIQNEMYQEFLLNYVHYQAQSQNHQRSDPDFYQVCYEVAKEKLSGSVRPLVLGRIMQESFRFGHIKLSQAMLSDFRAQPESGKYLPALQADFDAHKSFSIGAQAPDFKLVTAKGDSVSLRSFAGKLVYINFWKTTSGLCLRDLPYAQDLAKKFEGKNIVFLNIAFDENEPAWRQLVVSKKLPGVHVRASGGLRSALARAYALDNVPSYMLLAEDGTFLNTKPKRLSSHAAVEEIKDSFGKAALYTSAAELKK; this comes from the coding sequence ATGACATTTTCCTTCCGCATAGCTGCTGGCTGTTTGCTGGCGGCGCTTCTGGCGCCGCTGTCTGGCTGGGCCCAGGGCACCGTCTTACTCACCGGTAAAATCAGTAACCAGGATAGTGATTCTGTCGCCGTTTCCGTGCGCGATAATCCCTTGCAGGCCAATGAGCAGCTGACCTACGCCCGCGTAGACAGCAAAGGCGAGTTCCGGCTGGCCCTGAAAGTGGACGGCCCCACCCGCGCCGACCTGGTGTACGGCGACGATGTGACGGCCCTGTTTGTGGAGCCGGGCAATGCGCTGGAAATCAAGTTTAAGGGCTCCGATATGGCGGGCTCCATCCGCTTTAAGGGCAAGGGCGCCGAGGCTAACACCTTCCTCTCGGAGATGGATGACAAGTTTGTGGAAAATGATGGTTTTCAGGTGCTGCCGGAAAACATTCTGCTTTACGAGCCGGGCTTTCTGAGCTTTCTGGATTATCGGCGGAAGGCGGAAGATAAATTCCTGGCTGAAAACGAAGAGGGCCTTTCGCAGGCATTCATCAACTACGTGAAGGCCGAAATTGCCTACACCTACGCCAACGACCGGCTGACTTTCCAGGACCTGCGCGAGCAGGTGGTGGCCACCGAAGGGCGTCTGAAAATGTCGCCTACCTATTACGATTTCCTGAAGGATAAAGACCTGGTAAATAATGCTTCTGCCATTCAGAATGAAATGTACCAGGAGTTTCTGCTGAACTACGTGCACTACCAGGCGCAGAGCCAGAACCACCAGCGCTCCGACCCCGATTTCTACCAGGTGTGCTACGAGGTGGCCAAGGAAAAACTCAGTGGCAGCGTGCGGCCTCTGGTGCTGGGCCGCATCATGCAGGAGTCGTTCCGCTTTGGCCACATCAAACTCTCGCAGGCCATGCTCAGCGACTTCCGCGCCCAGCCGGAGTCCGGCAAGTATCTGCCCGCCCTGCAGGCCGACTTCGACGCGCACAAGTCTTTTTCCATTGGCGCACAGGCGCCTGATTTTAAGCTGGTTACGGCTAAAGGCGACTCCGTGTCGCTGCGCAGCTTCGCCGGCAAGCTGGTGTACATCAACTTCTGGAAAACCACCAGCGGCCTTTGCCTGCGCGACCTTCCCTACGCCCAGGATCTGGCCAAGAAGTTCGAAGGCAAAAATATAGTGTTCCTCAACATTGCCTTTGATGAGAACGAGCCCGCCTGGCGCCAGCTGGTGGTTAGCAAGAAGCTGCCGGGCGTGCACGTGCGCGCCTCTGGTGGCCTGCGCTCGGCTCTGGCCCGCGCCTACGCTTTAGATAATGTGCCCAGCTACATGCTGCTGGCCGAGGACGGTACCTTCCTCAATACCAAGCCCAAGCGCCTCAGCAGCCACGCGGCCGTTGAGGAAATCAAAGACTCCTTCGGCAAAGCGGCCCTGTATACCAGCGCCGCCGAGCTTAAGAAGTAG
- the radA gene encoding DNA repair protein RadA has translation MAKLKTLYFCQNCGAQSVKWIGRCPSCGEWNTYVEEVVQKEDTQAAGSWKTPAAASTTKVSKPRPVSEIHYEEEPRIITHDGELNRVLGGGLVPGSLVLIGGEPGIGKSTLMLQIAMQLRQLKVLYVSGEESEQQIKMRAERLIGEQHPGCYILTETNTQNIFKQIDQLQPNIVVIDSIQTLHSGLVESGAGSVSQVRECTQELLKYAKETGVPVLLIGHITKDGSIAGPKILEHMVDTVLQFEGDRHLSYRILRTIKNRFGSTSELGIYEMQGSGLRQVSNPSEILLSQRTETLSGMAIGATLEGNRPLLVEVQALVTPATYGTPQRSSTGFDAKRLQMLLAVLEKRSGLRLGQHDVFLNIAGGLRLDDPALDLAVCAAVVSSLNDIPLSGETCLAAEVGLSGEIRAVSRLDQRLSEAEKLGFGEMYISQFNARGLDLGRFGIRVHPVGRLDEVLSGLFG, from the coding sequence ATGGCCAAACTGAAGACCCTTTATTTCTGCCAGAACTGCGGGGCGCAATCCGTAAAGTGGATTGGCCGCTGCCCCTCCTGCGGCGAGTGGAATACCTACGTGGAGGAAGTAGTGCAGAAAGAAGACACCCAGGCCGCCGGCTCCTGGAAAACGCCGGCCGCTGCCAGTACCACCAAAGTATCTAAGCCGCGCCCCGTCAGTGAGATACATTATGAAGAAGAGCCCCGCATCATCACCCACGATGGCGAGCTGAACCGCGTGCTGGGCGGGGGCCTGGTGCCCGGTTCCCTGGTGCTGATTGGCGGCGAGCCGGGCATTGGCAAAAGCACGCTTATGCTGCAGATTGCCATGCAGCTGCGCCAGCTGAAGGTGCTGTATGTATCGGGCGAGGAAAGTGAGCAGCAGATTAAAATGCGCGCCGAGCGCCTCATTGGCGAGCAGCACCCGGGCTGCTACATCCTCACCGAGACCAATACCCAGAATATCTTCAAGCAGATAGACCAGCTGCAGCCCAACATCGTGGTTATCGACTCCATTCAAACCCTGCACTCGGGGTTGGTAGAGTCGGGGGCGGGCTCCGTAAGCCAGGTGCGCGAGTGCACCCAGGAGCTGCTGAAGTACGCCAAGGAAACCGGCGTGCCCGTGCTGCTCATCGGCCACATCACCAAAGACGGCTCCATTGCCGGCCCCAAAATTCTGGAGCACATGGTAGATACCGTGCTGCAGTTTGAGGGCGACCGGCACCTCTCATACCGCATTCTGCGCACCATCAAAAACCGCTTTGGGTCTACCTCGGAGCTGGGTATTTATGAGATGCAGGGCTCCGGTCTGCGGCAGGTCAGCAACCCTTCGGAAATCCTGCTGAGCCAGCGCACCGAAACGCTGAGTGGCATGGCCATTGGAGCCACGCTGGAAGGCAACCGTCCGCTGCTAGTAGAAGTGCAGGCCTTGGTAACGCCTGCCACCTACGGCACGCCCCAGCGCAGCAGCACCGGCTTTGATGCCAAACGCCTGCAGATGCTGCTGGCTGTGCTGGAAAAGCGCAGCGGCCTGCGCCTGGGTCAGCACGACGTGTTCCTGAACATTGCCGGCGGCCTGCGCCTCGATGACCCCGCCCTGGATCTGGCCGTGTGCGCGGCCGTGGTTTCCTCGCTGAATGATATTCCGCTGTCCGGCGAAACCTGCCTGGCGGCTGAGGTAGGCCTGAGTGGTGAGATACGCGCCGTAAGCCGGCTGGATCAGCGCCTCTCGGAAGCCGAAAAGCTGGGCTTTGGCGAAATGTACATTTCGCAGTTTAATGCCCGGGGGCTTGATCTGGGGCGTTTTGGCATCCGGGTGCATCCGGTAGGCCGCCTGGATGAGGTGCTGAGTGGTTTGTTCGGCTAA
- a CDS encoding metallophosphoesterase family protein, with amino-acid sequence MGTLLLSLAGCEWVEFSPNDHRAPAAESHLTRQNLARLAQQTLPPGDTLRFVFTGDSQRFYEQADDFVQSVNQQPGISFVVVAGDISDFGLNREMRWVNEKLSQLRVPYLTVIGNHDQVANGRAAYQEIFGPLNYTFTYAGTRFIMTDTNGREYNFNGRIPDVPWVAQQLADTVGVQRQVVMSHVPPEDPDFDPALRPAYTAALRNAPRLVFELNGHRHDFHFGQPFDDGVTYINSFAFEKRQYVVLTVWGQKQFRLKTIAF; translated from the coding sequence TTGGGTACCCTGCTCCTATCCCTGGCCGGCTGCGAGTGGGTGGAGTTCAGCCCCAACGACCACCGGGCCCCGGCGGCGGAAAGCCACCTCACGCGCCAAAACCTGGCGCGCCTGGCGCAGCAAACTCTGCCCCCCGGCGATACGCTGCGGTTTGTATTCACCGGCGACTCGCAGCGGTTTTATGAGCAGGCCGATGATTTTGTGCAGAGCGTAAACCAGCAGCCGGGCATTTCCTTTGTGGTGGTGGCCGGGGATATTTCCGATTTCGGCCTGAACCGGGAAATGCGCTGGGTGAACGAAAAGCTGAGCCAGCTGCGCGTGCCCTACCTCACCGTCATCGGCAACCACGACCAGGTAGCCAACGGCCGCGCCGCCTACCAGGAAATATTCGGCCCCCTGAACTACACGTTTACCTACGCCGGCACCCGCTTTATTATGACGGATACCAACGGGCGCGAGTACAACTTCAACGGCCGCATTCCGGACGTGCCCTGGGTGGCGCAGCAGCTGGCTGATACCGTGGGCGTGCAGCGCCAGGTGGTGATGTCGCACGTGCCCCCGGAAGACCCCGACTTCGACCCGGCCCTGCGCCCGGCCTACACCGCCGCACTGCGCAATGCCCCCCGGCTGGTATTTGAGCTGAACGGCCACCGCCACGATTTCCACTTTGGCCAGCCCTTTGATGATGGCGTGACCTATATCAACTCCTTTGCCTTTGAGAAACGCCAGTATGTAGTGCTCACGGTGTGGGGGCAGAAGCAGTTTCGCCTCAAAACCATTGCTTTCTGA
- a CDS encoding metallophosphoesterase family protein — MESSPNQAYAPADKRHLTSRNLARLTAQPPTYHGDTVRFVLVGDTQRFYDETADFVASVNQQPRLDFVAIAGDISDFGLGREMHWVHRRLQKLRVPYLTVIGNHDELANGRAAYQEHFGPLNYSFVYQSTRFICLDTNGREYGFNGRVPDLAWLEQQLADTAGIVRTVIISHVPPNDNDFDPKLVQPYTQLLRRYPKVTLHLAAHIHRFTAGQPFHDGLTYLTAYNLKKRRYHVLTLWGQRYFRLETVSYAKVR, encoded by the coding sequence ATGGAGTCCAGTCCCAACCAGGCCTACGCCCCGGCCGACAAGCGGCACCTGACCAGCCGCAACCTGGCTAGATTAACCGCGCAGCCCCCTACCTACCACGGCGACACCGTACGCTTTGTGTTGGTAGGCGACACGCAGCGGTTTTATGATGAAACGGCCGACTTCGTGGCCAGCGTAAACCAGCAGCCGCGCCTCGATTTTGTGGCTATTGCCGGAGATATTTCTGATTTCGGGCTGGGCCGCGAAATGCACTGGGTGCACCGCCGCCTGCAAAAGCTGCGCGTGCCTTACCTCACCGTCATCGGCAACCATGATGAGCTGGCCAACGGCCGCGCCGCCTACCAGGAGCACTTTGGCCCCCTGAACTACTCCTTTGTGTACCAGAGCACGCGCTTTATCTGCCTGGATACCAATGGCCGCGAGTACGGCTTTAATGGCCGCGTGCCCGACCTGGCCTGGCTGGAACAGCAGCTGGCCGACACCGCCGGCATTGTCCGCACCGTCATCATCAGCCACGTGCCGCCCAACGATAATGACTTCGACCCCAAACTGGTGCAGCCTTATACCCAGCTGCTGCGCCGCTACCCCAAAGTAACCCTGCACCTGGCCGCGCACATTCACCGTTTCACGGCCGGGCAGCCCTTTCACGATGGGCTTACCTACCTCACGGCTTATAACCTGAAGAAGCGGCGCTACCATGTTCTAACGCTGTGGGGGCAGCGCTACTTCCGCTTAGAAACCGTCAGCTATGCCAAGGTGCGCTAA
- a CDS encoding lysophospholipid acyltransferase family protein: MKPLVQVALRVFFRKLEVRNPQRLQMPGPLLITGNHPNTLMDPLVVAVNRREPIAFLAKSTFFQNPILRRIMESGNSIPIYRRQDAETGEGGASPEEVAARNEASFGRCFDYLGQGGTVMIFPEGTSVSERKLRPLKTGAARIALGTEARYNFQLGLHVLPLGINYFDPTRFRSDVFINVGPPIRVADYAAAYQQDPAAAADLLTEEIRRRMEVRLVISRDAAEDALARQVERTFGDHLNPEDDPTTLYDNFQLSRTLQQAILYFEQHAPAHLTEVRQQLTTYLAQLQKLRLTDEALEAGQQKQGTRFSRAVSTAFRLILGLPLYLYGVINNYVPYIIPSLVARRATKDVEFIAPIMLVTGMLTFSLGYVAQTALVHHFTQDWRWTTLYALSLAPAGFYALSYWGNLEARLRRLRTTRLFRRQRPAMEALLQQRTVVLQLLNDARVAYLAAKTSQRGEAATG; this comes from the coding sequence ATGAAACCGCTGGTGCAGGTAGCACTGCGCGTGTTTTTTCGTAAGCTTGAAGTCCGTAATCCACAGCGGCTGCAAATGCCGGGGCCGCTGCTGATTACCGGTAACCACCCCAATACGCTGATGGACCCCTTGGTGGTGGCCGTAAACCGCCGGGAGCCTATTGCCTTTCTGGCCAAGAGCACCTTTTTCCAAAACCCCATTCTGCGCCGCATTATGGAGTCCGGCAACTCCATTCCCATCTACCGCCGGCAGGATGCCGAAACCGGGGAAGGCGGCGCCAGCCCGGAGGAAGTAGCGGCCCGCAACGAAGCCTCCTTTGGCCGCTGCTTTGATTATCTGGGCCAGGGCGGCACGGTGATGATTTTTCCGGAAGGCACCAGCGTGTCAGAGCGTAAGCTGCGGCCGCTGAAAACCGGCGCGGCCCGCATTGCCTTGGGCACGGAAGCCCGCTATAACTTTCAACTGGGGCTGCACGTGCTGCCGCTGGGCATTAATTATTTCGATCCGACCCGCTTCCGCTCCGATGTCTTTATCAACGTGGGCCCGCCTATCCGGGTAGCCGATTATGCTGCCGCCTATCAGCAGGACCCCGCGGCGGCAGCTGATTTGCTGACGGAGGAAATCCGCCGCCGCATGGAAGTGCGCCTCGTCATTTCTCGCGACGCCGCTGAGGACGCGCTGGCCCGGCAGGTAGAGCGCACCTTCGGCGACCATCTCAACCCCGAGGACGACCCCACCACGCTCTACGACAACTTCCAGCTGAGCCGCACGCTGCAGCAGGCCATTCTGTATTTCGAGCAGCACGCACCTGCTCACCTCACGGAAGTACGTCAGCAGCTGACGACGTATCTGGCCCAGTTGCAAAAGCTCCGGCTCACCGATGAAGCCCTGGAAGCCGGGCAGCAGAAACAAGGCACCCGCTTTTCCCGCGCGGTCAGCACAGCCTTCCGCCTTATTCTGGGGCTGCCGCTCTATCTGTACGGTGTCATCAATAACTATGTGCCCTACATTATTCCCTCCCTCGTGGCCCGCCGCGCCACCAAGGACGTTGAGTTTATTGCCCCCATTATGCTGGTTACGGGCATGCTTACCTTCAGCCTGGGTTATGTGGCCCAAACGGCGCTGGTGCACCATTTCACGCAGGACTGGCGTTGGACCACTCTCTACGCCCTGAGCCTGGCGCCGGCCGGTTTTTATGCCCTTAGCTACTGGGGTAACCTGGAAGCCCGCTTACGGCGCCTGCGCACCACGCGGCTTTTCCGGCGGCAGCGGCCTGCTATGGAGGCACTTCTGCAGCAGCGCACGGTTGTTCTGCAGCTGCTAAACGACGCCCGGGTAGCGTATCTGGCCGCCAAAACCAGTCAGAGAGGCGAAGCAGCTACCGGCTGA
- a CDS encoding chorismate mutase, producing the protein MQSALFNRQPDDKPYLISGPCSAETEEQVLDTCQRLAATGKVQALRAGIWKPRTKPGGFEGVGTKGLPWLKKASELTGLPIAVEVATAKHVEDCLAFGVDILWVGARTTGNPFSVQEIANVLRGVQVPVLVKNPIHPELELWVGAVERLQKAGLEKVGLIHRGFSSYGNTDYRNAPMWHLPIEMKRRHPEMPLLCDPSHICGRRDTLFAVAQQALNLGFDGNMIESHQNPDAAWSDAKQQITPEVLKDLIQDLVWRHETTNQREFLTALASLREQINQLDAEIIQLLGRRMGVAEKIGEYKKENDITILQTTRWNEVLERAQRQGTSVGLTPEFVEQYFAAVHLESINRQNAIMNRE; encoded by the coding sequence ATGCAATCTGCCCTTTTCAACCGCCAGCCAGACGATAAGCCTTACCTGATTTCCGGACCCTGCTCCGCCGAAACGGAAGAGCAGGTGCTGGATACCTGCCAGCGCCTGGCCGCCACCGGTAAGGTGCAGGCTCTGCGCGCCGGCATCTGGAAACCCCGCACCAAGCCCGGCGGCTTCGAGGGCGTGGGTACCAAGGGACTGCCCTGGCTTAAGAAAGCCAGTGAGCTGACCGGCCTGCCTATTGCCGTGGAGGTGGCCACCGCTAAGCACGTAGAAGACTGCCTGGCCTTTGGGGTAGATATTTTGTGGGTAGGCGCGCGCACTACCGGCAACCCGTTTTCGGTGCAGGAAATTGCCAATGTGCTGCGCGGCGTGCAGGTACCGGTGCTGGTCAAAAACCCCATTCACCCGGAGCTGGAGCTGTGGGTGGGTGCCGTGGAGCGCCTGCAAAAGGCCGGGCTGGAAAAAGTGGGCCTCATTCACCGCGGCTTCAGCAGCTATGGCAACACCGACTACCGCAACGCGCCCATGTGGCACCTGCCCATCGAAATGAAGCGCCGCCACCCCGAAATGCCGCTGCTCTGCGACCCCAGCCACATCTGCGGCCGCCGCGATACGCTCTTCGCCGTGGCGCAGCAGGCCCTCAACCTGGGCTTCGATGGCAACATGATTGAAAGCCACCAGAACCCCGACGCGGCTTGGAGCGACGCTAAGCAGCAAATCACCCCAGAGGTGCTAAAAGACCTGATTCAGGACCTGGTGTGGCGCCACGAAACCACCAACCAGCGCGAGTTCCTGACGGCCCTGGCCAGCCTGCGCGAGCAAATCAACCAGCTTGATGCTGAAATTATTCAGCTGCTGGGCCGCCGCATGGGCGTGGCCGAAAAAATAGGCGAGTACAAGAAGGAAAACGACATTACCATTCTGCAGACCACCCGCTGGAACGAAGTGCTGGAGCGTGCTCAGCGCCAGGGCACATCCGTGGGTCTCACCCCGGAGTTTGTAGAGCAGTATTTCGCCGCCGTGCACCTGGAGTCCATCAACCGCCAAAATGCCATCATGAACCGGGAGTAA
- a CDS encoding prephenate dehydrogenase, giving the protein MKTVTIIGVGLIGGSLAISLRQKGLASHIIGVDHSPENLQQAQQLRMINEGTPDLISAVRRADLVVVAVPMDAMLTVLPQVLDAVENQVVIDVGSTKSMLLAAVAGHPKRGRFVAVHPMAGTEYSGPEAAVPELFTDKTLVICDAEQSDADAVAQVQSLFEQLQMNIEYLDAAAHDLHTAYVSHISHITSFALALTVLEKEKEEQQIFALASGGFASTVRLAKSSPDMWVPIFRQNRVNVLDVLDEHIHQLQHLRQLIAQEDYAAVYQQIQQANLIKKILK; this is encoded by the coding sequence ATGAAAACTGTAACTATCATCGGTGTCGGGCTTATTGGTGGCTCCCTGGCCATCAGCCTCCGGCAGAAAGGATTAGCCAGCCACATTATTGGGGTAGACCACAGCCCTGAAAACCTACAGCAGGCCCAGCAGCTACGGATGATTAACGAAGGCACCCCGGACCTGATCAGCGCCGTACGCCGCGCCGACCTGGTGGTGGTGGCCGTGCCCATGGATGCCATGCTCACGGTGCTGCCCCAGGTTTTGGATGCGGTGGAAAACCAGGTGGTTATCGATGTGGGCTCTACCAAATCCATGCTGTTGGCCGCCGTGGCCGGGCATCCCAAGCGCGGCCGTTTTGTGGCCGTGCACCCCATGGCCGGCACCGAATACTCCGGCCCGGAAGCCGCCGTGCCGGAGCTGTTCACCGACAAAACCCTGGTTATCTGCGACGCCGAACAGAGTGATGCTGATGCCGTGGCGCAGGTGCAAAGCCTCTTCGAGCAGCTGCAGATGAACATTGAGTACCTCGATGCGGCCGCTCATGATTTGCATACGGCGTACGTGTCGCACATTTCCCATATCACGTCTTTCGCACTGGCCCTCACCGTATTAGAAAAGGAAAAAGAAGAGCAGCAGATTTTTGCCCTGGCCAGCGGGGGCTTCGCCTCCACCGTGCGCCTGGCCAAAAGCTCACCCGATATGTGGGTGCCCATCTTCCGCCAGAACCGCGTGAACGTGCTCGATGTACTCGATGAGCACATTCACCAGCTGCAGCACCTGCGCCAGCTCATTGCCCAAGAAGACTACGCTGCCGTGTACCAGCAGATCCAGCAAGCCAACCTCATCAAGAAAATTCTGAAGTAA